One Cryptomeria japonica chromosome 9, Sugi_1.0, whole genome shotgun sequence genomic window carries:
- the LOC131077050 gene encoding auxin response factor 2B isoform X2 codes for MAYAEGFRHLSCRIPALGKESNNSSSNGGCVDSSYSSELALGQMAGGPRTPHGHQNSSSSNSSCCTDASDALYEELWHACAGPLVTVPRIGERVFYFPQGHIEQVEASTNQEAEQQMPLYDLPSKILCRVINVLLQAEPDTDEVFAHITLVPEAEDECSTDMDPPPPPPPRPSVHSFCKTLTASDTSTHGGFSVLRRHADECLPPLDMSQQPPTQELVAKDLHGNDWRFRHIFRGQPRRHLLTTGWSVFVSSKRLVAGDAFIFLRGENGELRVGVRRAMRQQSNIPSSVISSHSMHLGVLATASHAVSTRTMFSVFYKPRTSPSEFIIPYDQYMEAMNSNFSVGMRFRMRFEGEEAPEQRFTGTIIGIGDSDPVRWPGSKWRCLKVQWDEISAIPRPERVSPWKIEPALPPSAINPLPIAKNKRPRPNILPSNPDLSVLDKASVESTQLHRFNTRVLQGQEVMTLGGSLGDSDAENVQKAVVWGPKLDDVKTEGVGSQRRLVSENWIPLQRHDSAYGDSFPSFQGISEMQELCGPYPNRIVEDPQQMKLSRKPFQDQDCKIGDSSGPWVTSFPNNLHELNESNRKQYLTSMAPSPKPSGHMRWNGFNGYPHFSNLGMEALGNWKMHMMPCHSEVSGGHGGVDRNLMRNMQANKQGTTEHQPGFASMEASKDKGVEVISRPADNNCKLFGFHLIDNFSGSEPNSSKNRVSVNEEDLQVHAHTPKDFHSQFSEGDQQLEPTRLIKSDAPAVSCEQEKSSRRPSQETQCRAQSNTTRSCTKVHKQGSALGRAVDLTKFEGYKELIHELEVMFNFEGQLEDPSKGWQVVYTDDEGDMMLAGDDPWQEFCSIVRKIFIYTREEVEKMTPRALNLKLRRECEEEPITREISTLAATDARHT; via the exons ATGGCTTATGCTGAAGGCTTTAGGCACTTGTCATGTAGGATTCCTGCTCTGGGTAAGGAGAGTAATAACAGCAGTAGTAATGGTGGTTGTGTAGATAGTAGTTATTCATCTGAGCTTGCTTTAGGACAGATGGCTGGTGGCCCTAGGACTCCACATGGACAtcagaattcttcttcttctaattcATCTTGTTGCACAG ATGCCAGCGATGCTCTCTATGAGGAGCTCTGGCATGCCTGTGCTGGCCCCCTTGTTACCGTTCCGAGGATTGGAGAGCGGGTGTTCTACTTCCCTCAGGGTCATATAGAGCAG GTTGAAGCATCCACGAACCAGGAAGCTGAACAACAGATGCCTTTGTATGACCTGCCTTCCAAAATTCTTTGCCGGGTAATCAATGTGCTGCTGCAG GCTGAACCAGACACAGATGAAGTGTTTGCTCATATTACTTTGGTTCCCGAGGCAGAG GATGAGTGCTCCACTGATATGGATCCTCCTCCTCCACCGCCTCCAAGGCCTTCTGTGCATTCCTTTTGTAAGACTCTTACTGCTTCCGACACAAGTACACATGGAGGTTTTTCTGTTCTCAGGAGACATGCTGATGAATGCCTTCCACCGTTG GACATGAGTCAACAACCTCCAACTCAAGAATTAGTTGCCAAAGATCTGCATGGAAATGATTGGCGTTTCCGGCACATATTTCGTG GTCAGCCAAGGAGGCATTTGCTGACAACCGGGTGGAGTGTCTTTGTTAGCTCCAAAAGGCTTGTAGCAGGAGATGCGTTCATCTTTCTGAG GGGTGAAAACGGCGAACTGCGTGTAGGGGTCAGGCGTGCCATGCGTCAGCAAAGCAACATTCCATCCTCAGTTATATCCAGTCACAGCATGCATCTTGGTGTCCTTGCTACTGCGTCACACGCAGTTTCAACAAGGACTATGTTTAGTGTCTTCTACAAGCCAAG AACCAGCCCGTCAGAATTCATAATTCCTTATGATCAATACATGGAGGCCATGAACAGTAATTTCTCAGTTGGCATGAGATTCAGGATGAGATTTGAGGGAGAAGAAGCCCCAGAGCAAAG ATTTACTGGTACCATCATTGGAATAGGTGATTCTGATCCTGTGAGGTGGCCAGGTTCAAAGTGGAGATGCCTCAAG GTGCAATGGGATGAAATATCAGCTATTCCACGACCGGAGAGGGTCTCACCATGGAAAATAGAACCTGCCTTGCCCCCATCAGCTATTAATCCTTTGCCAATAGCTAAAAACAAGAGGCCCCGGCCAAATATATTGCCTTCAAATCCAGATTTGTCAGTTCTTG ATAAGGCATCAGTTGAATCTACACAGTTGCATAGATTTAATACAAGGGTCTTGCAAGGTCAAGAAGTTATGACCTTGGGAGGATCTTTGGGTGACAGTGACGCGGAGAATGTTCAAAAGGCAGTTGTGTGGGGACCGAAACTAGATGATGTTAAAACAGAAGGTGTAGGCTCCCAAAGAAGATTGGTTTCTGAAAATTGGATACCACTGCAAAGACATGACTCAGCATATGGAGACTCGTTTCCCAGTTTTCAGGGCATTAGTGAAATGCAAGAACTGTGTGGGCCATATCCTAATCGTATTGTGGAAGATCCACAACAAATGAAGCTTTCCAGAAAACCATTTCAGGACCAAGATTGTAAAATTGGAGATTCATCTGGCCCATGGGTGACAAGTTTTCCCAACAACTTACATGAACTGAACGAGTCTAATCGGAAACAATATCTAACCTCAATGGCACCATCTCCCAAACCTAGTGGACATATGAGGTGGAATGGCTTCAATGGGTACCCACATTTCTCAAACTTGGGAATGGAAGCATTGGGAAACTGGAAAATGCATATGATGCCATGCCATTCAGAAGTTTCAGGGGGACATGGTGGTGTGGACAGAAATTTAATGAGGAACATGCAAGCTAATAAACAGGGAACAACAGAGCATCAGCCTGGTTTTGCTTCAATGGAGGCTTCTAAAGATAAGGGAGTTGAAGTCATTTCACGCCCTGCAGACAATAATTGCAAATTATTTGGTTTtcatttgattgacaatttctcaGGCAGTGAGCCAAATTCATCAAAAAATAGAGTTTCTGTCAACGAGGAAGACCTACAAGTTCATGCTCACACCCCAAAAGATTTTCATTCACAATTCTCAGAAGGTGATCAACAGTTAGAGCCAACAAGGTTGATCAAGTCTGATGCACCTGCTGTAAGCTGTGAGCAAGAAAAATCATCTCGGAGACCATCACAAGAAACACAGTGCAGAGCTCAGAGTAATACTACAAGGAGCTGTACTAAG GTACATAAGCAGGGTAGTGCTCTTGGGCGAGCTGTGGATCTTACAAAATTTGAAGGATACAAAGAGCTCATCCATGAGCTTGAGGTGATGTTCAATTTTGAAGGACAACTAGAGGATCCAAGCAAAGGCTGGCAGGTTGTCTACACAGATGATGAGGGAGATATGATGCTTGCAGGAGATGATCCATGGCA agAATTCTGCAGCATTGTGCGCAAGATTTTTATATATACCCGAGAGGAGGTTGAGAAAATGACTCCCCGTGCCCTTAATTTGAAGCTCAGGAGAGAGTGTGAAGAAGAACCGATCACAAGAGAAATCTCTACTCTTGCAGCCACTGATGCTCGACACACTTAG
- the LOC131077050 gene encoding auxin response factor 2B isoform X1, which translates to MAYAEGFRHLSCRIPALGKESNNSSSNGGCVDSSYSSELALGQMAGGPRTPHGHQNSSSSNSSCCTDASDALYEELWHACAGPLVTVPRIGERVFYFPQGHIEQVEASTNQEAEQQMPLYDLPSKILCRVINVLLQAEPDTDEVFAHITLVPEAEQDECSTDMDPPPPPPPRPSVHSFCKTLTASDTSTHGGFSVLRRHADECLPPLDMSQQPPTQELVAKDLHGNDWRFRHIFRGQPRRHLLTTGWSVFVSSKRLVAGDAFIFLRGENGELRVGVRRAMRQQSNIPSSVISSHSMHLGVLATASHAVSTRTMFSVFYKPRTSPSEFIIPYDQYMEAMNSNFSVGMRFRMRFEGEEAPEQRFTGTIIGIGDSDPVRWPGSKWRCLKVQWDEISAIPRPERVSPWKIEPALPPSAINPLPIAKNKRPRPNILPSNPDLSVLDKASVESTQLHRFNTRVLQGQEVMTLGGSLGDSDAENVQKAVVWGPKLDDVKTEGVGSQRRLVSENWIPLQRHDSAYGDSFPSFQGISEMQELCGPYPNRIVEDPQQMKLSRKPFQDQDCKIGDSSGPWVTSFPNNLHELNESNRKQYLTSMAPSPKPSGHMRWNGFNGYPHFSNLGMEALGNWKMHMMPCHSEVSGGHGGVDRNLMRNMQANKQGTTEHQPGFASMEASKDKGVEVISRPADNNCKLFGFHLIDNFSGSEPNSSKNRVSVNEEDLQVHAHTPKDFHSQFSEGDQQLEPTRLIKSDAPAVSCEQEKSSRRPSQETQCRAQSNTTRSCTKVHKQGSALGRAVDLTKFEGYKELIHELEVMFNFEGQLEDPSKGWQVVYTDDEGDMMLAGDDPWQEFCSIVRKIFIYTREEVEKMTPRALNLKLRRECEEEPITREISTLAATDARHT; encoded by the exons ATGGCTTATGCTGAAGGCTTTAGGCACTTGTCATGTAGGATTCCTGCTCTGGGTAAGGAGAGTAATAACAGCAGTAGTAATGGTGGTTGTGTAGATAGTAGTTATTCATCTGAGCTTGCTTTAGGACAGATGGCTGGTGGCCCTAGGACTCCACATGGACAtcagaattcttcttcttctaattcATCTTGTTGCACAG ATGCCAGCGATGCTCTCTATGAGGAGCTCTGGCATGCCTGTGCTGGCCCCCTTGTTACCGTTCCGAGGATTGGAGAGCGGGTGTTCTACTTCCCTCAGGGTCATATAGAGCAG GTTGAAGCATCCACGAACCAGGAAGCTGAACAACAGATGCCTTTGTATGACCTGCCTTCCAAAATTCTTTGCCGGGTAATCAATGTGCTGCTGCAG GCTGAACCAGACACAGATGAAGTGTTTGCTCATATTACTTTGGTTCCCGAGGCAGAG CAGGATGAGTGCTCCACTGATATGGATCCTCCTCCTCCACCGCCTCCAAGGCCTTCTGTGCATTCCTTTTGTAAGACTCTTACTGCTTCCGACACAAGTACACATGGAGGTTTTTCTGTTCTCAGGAGACATGCTGATGAATGCCTTCCACCGTTG GACATGAGTCAACAACCTCCAACTCAAGAATTAGTTGCCAAAGATCTGCATGGAAATGATTGGCGTTTCCGGCACATATTTCGTG GTCAGCCAAGGAGGCATTTGCTGACAACCGGGTGGAGTGTCTTTGTTAGCTCCAAAAGGCTTGTAGCAGGAGATGCGTTCATCTTTCTGAG GGGTGAAAACGGCGAACTGCGTGTAGGGGTCAGGCGTGCCATGCGTCAGCAAAGCAACATTCCATCCTCAGTTATATCCAGTCACAGCATGCATCTTGGTGTCCTTGCTACTGCGTCACACGCAGTTTCAACAAGGACTATGTTTAGTGTCTTCTACAAGCCAAG AACCAGCCCGTCAGAATTCATAATTCCTTATGATCAATACATGGAGGCCATGAACAGTAATTTCTCAGTTGGCATGAGATTCAGGATGAGATTTGAGGGAGAAGAAGCCCCAGAGCAAAG ATTTACTGGTACCATCATTGGAATAGGTGATTCTGATCCTGTGAGGTGGCCAGGTTCAAAGTGGAGATGCCTCAAG GTGCAATGGGATGAAATATCAGCTATTCCACGACCGGAGAGGGTCTCACCATGGAAAATAGAACCTGCCTTGCCCCCATCAGCTATTAATCCTTTGCCAATAGCTAAAAACAAGAGGCCCCGGCCAAATATATTGCCTTCAAATCCAGATTTGTCAGTTCTTG ATAAGGCATCAGTTGAATCTACACAGTTGCATAGATTTAATACAAGGGTCTTGCAAGGTCAAGAAGTTATGACCTTGGGAGGATCTTTGGGTGACAGTGACGCGGAGAATGTTCAAAAGGCAGTTGTGTGGGGACCGAAACTAGATGATGTTAAAACAGAAGGTGTAGGCTCCCAAAGAAGATTGGTTTCTGAAAATTGGATACCACTGCAAAGACATGACTCAGCATATGGAGACTCGTTTCCCAGTTTTCAGGGCATTAGTGAAATGCAAGAACTGTGTGGGCCATATCCTAATCGTATTGTGGAAGATCCACAACAAATGAAGCTTTCCAGAAAACCATTTCAGGACCAAGATTGTAAAATTGGAGATTCATCTGGCCCATGGGTGACAAGTTTTCCCAACAACTTACATGAACTGAACGAGTCTAATCGGAAACAATATCTAACCTCAATGGCACCATCTCCCAAACCTAGTGGACATATGAGGTGGAATGGCTTCAATGGGTACCCACATTTCTCAAACTTGGGAATGGAAGCATTGGGAAACTGGAAAATGCATATGATGCCATGCCATTCAGAAGTTTCAGGGGGACATGGTGGTGTGGACAGAAATTTAATGAGGAACATGCAAGCTAATAAACAGGGAACAACAGAGCATCAGCCTGGTTTTGCTTCAATGGAGGCTTCTAAAGATAAGGGAGTTGAAGTCATTTCACGCCCTGCAGACAATAATTGCAAATTATTTGGTTTtcatttgattgacaatttctcaGGCAGTGAGCCAAATTCATCAAAAAATAGAGTTTCTGTCAACGAGGAAGACCTACAAGTTCATGCTCACACCCCAAAAGATTTTCATTCACAATTCTCAGAAGGTGATCAACAGTTAGAGCCAACAAGGTTGATCAAGTCTGATGCACCTGCTGTAAGCTGTGAGCAAGAAAAATCATCTCGGAGACCATCACAAGAAACACAGTGCAGAGCTCAGAGTAATACTACAAGGAGCTGTACTAAG GTACATAAGCAGGGTAGTGCTCTTGGGCGAGCTGTGGATCTTACAAAATTTGAAGGATACAAAGAGCTCATCCATGAGCTTGAGGTGATGTTCAATTTTGAAGGACAACTAGAGGATCCAAGCAAAGGCTGGCAGGTTGTCTACACAGATGATGAGGGAGATATGATGCTTGCAGGAGATGATCCATGGCA agAATTCTGCAGCATTGTGCGCAAGATTTTTATATATACCCGAGAGGAGGTTGAGAAAATGACTCCCCGTGCCCTTAATTTGAAGCTCAGGAGAGAGTGTGAAGAAGAACCGATCACAAGAGAAATCTCTACTCTTGCAGCCACTGATGCTCGACACACTTAG